The following coding sequences lie in one Glycine max cultivar Williams 82 chromosome 19, Glycine_max_v4.0, whole genome shotgun sequence genomic window:
- the LOC102666237 gene encoding disease resistance protein RPM1 isoform X2, which yields MIHVEQEHHDPGCAALLCQIIHLIETLMPRHRIASGIQQIKSVIDRIKQRGKEYNFLRQSVQWIDPGSASPHLDEDQIVGFEDPRDELIGWLVKGPVERIVISVVGMGGQGKTTLVGRVFNNQEVIAHFGGCRAWITVSQSYTVEGLLRDVLEKMCKEIREDPPLGIGFQSFEI from the exons atgatccATGTGGAACAAGAGCATCATGATCCTGGATGTGCTGCTTTACTCTGTCAGATTATTCACTTGATTGAAACTTTGATGCCTCGTCATCGAATAGCATCAGGGATTCAGCAGATTAAGTCAGTTATTGACAGAATCAAGCAGAGAGGAAAAGAGTATAACTTCCTAAGACAAAGTGTCCAATGGATTGACCCTGGATCGGCTTCCCCTCACCTTGATGAAGATCAAATTGTTGGCTTTGAAGACCCAAGAGATGAATTGATCGGTTGGTTAGTAAAGGGACCAGTGGAGCGCATTGTCATATCTGTGGTAGGAAtgggaggacaaggaaaaaccACTCTTGTTGGCAGAGTTTTCAACAACCAGGAGGTGATTGCACACTTTGGTGGCTGTCGTGCATGGATCACAGTCTCTCAATCCTACACTGTGGAAGGATTGCTGAGAGACGTGTTGGAGAAGATGTGCAAAGAAATAAGAGAGGATCCTCCTCTAG GAATTGGGTTTCAAAGCTTTGAAATATAG
- the LOC102666237 gene encoding disease resistance protein RPM1 isoform X1, which produces MIHVEQEHHDPGCAALLCQIIHLIETLMPRHRIASGIQQIKSVIDRIKQRGKEYNFLRQSVQWIDPGSASPHLDEDQIVGFEDPRDELIGWLVKGPVERIVISVVGMGGQGKTTLVGRVFNNQEVIAHFGGCRAWITVSQSYTVEGLLRDVLEKMCKEIREDPPLGISKMDLNSLIVEVKNYLQKKRYVVIFDDVWSVELWGQIENAMLDNNNGSRILITTRSKDVVDS; this is translated from the exons atgatccATGTGGAACAAGAGCATCATGATCCTGGATGTGCTGCTTTACTCTGTCAGATTATTCACTTGATTGAAACTTTGATGCCTCGTCATCGAATAGCATCAGGGATTCAGCAGATTAAGTCAGTTATTGACAGAATCAAGCAGAGAGGAAAAGAGTATAACTTCCTAAGACAAAGTGTCCAATGGATTGACCCTGGATCGGCTTCCCCTCACCTTGATGAAGATCAAATTGTTGGCTTTGAAGACCCAAGAGATGAATTGATCGGTTGGTTAGTAAAGGGACCAGTGGAGCGCATTGTCATATCTGTGGTAGGAAtgggaggacaaggaaaaaccACTCTTGTTGGCAGAGTTTTCAACAACCAGGAGGTGATTGCACACTTTGGTGGCTGTCGTGCATGGATCACAGTCTCTCAATCCTACACTGTGGAAGGATTGCTGAGAGACGTGTTGGAGAAGATGTGCAAAGAAATAAGAGAGGATCCTCCTCTAGGTATTTCTAAAATGGATCTAAATTCATTGATTGTTGAAGTGAAAAACTATTTGCAAAAAAAGAGGTATGTTGTTATTTTTGATGATGTGTGGAGTGTGGAACTTTGGGGTCAGATTGAAAATGCCATGCTTGATAATAACAATGGAAGTAGGATATTAATCACAACTAGGAGCAAGGATGTTGTGGACTCTT GA